Proteins encoded within one genomic window of Sphingomonas sp. KRR8:
- a CDS encoding YcgN family cysteine cluster protein: MNKPTETSWWLRPLATLDRGQWEALCDGCGRCCLHKLEDEDTGELYPTNVACKLLDRKSGQCGDYKNRARHVADCVQLSPDKLDSLEWLPSTCAYRLRADNLPLPDWHYLVSGSRESVHQAGMSTRGWTISETDAGELEFHLVDRDL, translated from the coding sequence ATGAACAAGCCGACCGAAACGTCCTGGTGGTTGAGACCGCTGGCCACCCTCGACCGGGGCCAGTGGGAGGCGCTGTGCGATGGTTGCGGCCGCTGCTGCCTCCACAAATTGGAGGACGAGGATACGGGCGAGCTCTACCCCACCAACGTCGCCTGCAAGCTGCTCGACCGTAAAAGCGGTCAATGCGGTGATTACAAGAATCGCGCCCGTCACGTCGCCGATTGCGTGCAGCTCTCGCCGGATAAGCTCGACAGCCTGGAATGGCTGCCCTCGACCTGCGCCTACCGCCTGCGGGCCGACAATCTGCCGCTCCCTGACTGGCATTATCTGGTCAGCGGCAGCCGCGAGAGCGTGCATCAGGCAGGCATGTCGACTCGCGGCTGGACGATCAGCGAGACCGACGCCGGCGAACTTGAGTTCCATCTTGTCGACCGCGATCTTTGA
- a CDS encoding lysophospholipid acyltransferase family protein yields MQYLRSALYFLIFYPATVLYCIASLIVAAFSERALQTVVRGWANFHHNLVHDLLGIRWEIEGEVPPGPLLIAIKHQAMVETIESLRLADTPVVVMKRQYVDTPLLGWVMKAFGVIGVDREAGASALREMMALGRKAKADGRPVVIFPEGTRVTPGTTPPLRSGFAGLYRALGMPVVPVALDSGRLWTKGLLKRPGTIHIRIGETIPAGLKRDEIEARVHAALNAFELAAQAGAELPGR; encoded by the coding sequence ATGCAGTATCTTCGTTCCGCCCTCTATTTCCTGATCTTCTATCCCGCGACGGTGCTCTACTGCATCGCCAGCCTGATCGTGGCCGCGTTCAGCGAGCGGGCGCTGCAGACGGTGGTGCGCGGCTGGGCGAATTTCCACCACAACCTCGTCCATGATCTGCTCGGCATTCGCTGGGAGATCGAGGGCGAGGTCCCGCCCGGGCCGCTGCTCATCGCCATCAAGCACCAGGCGATGGTGGAGACGATCGAGTCGCTGCGGCTCGCCGACACGCCCGTGGTGGTGATGAAGCGCCAATATGTCGACACCCCGCTGCTCGGCTGGGTGATGAAGGCGTTCGGGGTCATCGGGGTCGACCGCGAGGCGGGGGCGAGTGCGCTGCGGGAGATGATGGCGCTCGGCAGGAAGGCCAAGGCCGACGGACGCCCCGTGGTGATCTTCCCCGAGGGAACGCGGGTCACGCCCGGCACCACCCCGCCGCTGCGCTCGGGCTTCGCGGGCCTATACCGAGCGCTGGGCATGCCGGTGGTGCCGGTGGCGCTGGACAGCGGTCGGCTGTGGACCAAGGGCCTGCTCAAGCGGCCCGGGACCATCCACATTCGCATCGGCGAGACCATTCCCGCCGGTCTCAAGCGCGACGAGATCGAGGCCCGCGTCCACGCCGCGCTGAACGCCTTCGAGCTAGCCGCGCAGGCGGGCGCCGAGCTTCCCGGCCGCTGA
- a CDS encoding YdcF family protein, protein MILRLAAILLLLYALGFALFSVTLGQPAGADVTQAIVVLTGGPNRIERGVALMREGRARRMLIAGADPSVSRADLQKRLGPGTSKVLRCCVDLGSESVDTRSNAEEAGRWLSKNGFTSLRLVTSDWHMRRAAYEFRHHLGPRYSLLTDAVPTRPRFLTLFGEYNKYVLRRAAVWLDM, encoded by the coding sequence ATGATCCTGCGCCTCGCCGCCATCCTCCTGCTCCTCTACGCGCTGGGCTTCGCGCTGTTCAGCGTCACATTGGGCCAGCCGGCCGGAGCGGACGTGACGCAGGCGATCGTGGTCCTGACCGGCGGCCCCAACCGGATCGAGCGCGGCGTCGCGCTGATGCGGGAAGGACGGGCCAGGCGCATGCTGATCGCCGGCGCCGATCCCAGCGTGTCGAGGGCCGACCTGCAGAAGCGGCTCGGCCCCGGGACGAGCAAGGTGCTGCGCTGCTGCGTCGATCTGGGCTCGGAAAGCGTGGACACCCGCTCCAACGCCGAGGAGGCGGGGCGCTGGCTCAGCAAGAACGGCTTCACCTCGCTGCGGCTGGTGACCAGCGACTGGCACATGCGGCGCGCCGCCTATGAGTTCCGCCATCACTTGGGACCGCGCTATTCCCTGCTGACCGACGCGGTGCCGACCAGGCCGCGGTTCCTCACCCTGTTCGGCGAGTACAATAAATATGTCCTCCGCCGGGCGGCGGTGTGGCTCGACATGTAA
- a CDS encoding cell division protein, producing the protein MTRPDPLLGDQLLLPDRGPRLAPWLIGVLMFVTVLVGAAGLTLANAARLVAAGAEQRWSVQLPGGARTAAPLAKRLGQAPGVAAVSALPEARVRDLVGQWLGPELAQSPDLPLPGLIDVTLAPGASPAPLRHALAQAAPTARLQSFSDQLGPLLANLRLLQAIALALVLMMAAASAAAVMLATRSAYEAHRGTIEVLHGIGATDRQLAALFQRRMTREALIGGVIGTIAGLLLIFLTLTTSGAFLAIAADGPALRPIDLVVLAILPFAGALLARLVARATINRALRATL; encoded by the coding sequence ATGACGCGACCGGATCCCCTGCTTGGCGACCAACTGTTGCTGCCCGATCGCGGGCCGCGGCTGGCCCCATGGCTCATCGGCGTGCTGATGTTCGTGACCGTGCTGGTCGGCGCCGCCGGCCTGACGCTCGCCAACGCCGCCCGGTTGGTGGCGGCGGGGGCGGAGCAGCGCTGGTCGGTCCAGCTTCCTGGCGGGGCGCGGACCGCCGCACCGCTGGCGAAGCGGCTTGGCCAGGCGCCCGGCGTCGCCGCGGTCAGCGCACTGCCCGAAGCGCGGGTCCGCGACCTGGTGGGCCAGTGGCTTGGCCCCGAGCTGGCGCAAAGCCCGGACCTGCCGCTGCCCGGCCTGATCGACGTGACCCTTGCGCCCGGTGCGTCGCCCGCACCGCTGCGCCACGCACTTGCGCAAGCCGCGCCCACCGCCCGGCTGCAGTCCTTTTCCGATCAGCTCGGCCCGCTGCTGGCCAATCTTCGGCTGCTCCAGGCCATCGCCCTGGCACTGGTGCTGATGATGGCGGCGGCAAGCGCGGCGGCGGTGATGCTGGCGACGCGCAGCGCCTATGAAGCGCATCGCGGCACGATCGAGGTGCTGCATGGCATTGGCGCCACCGATCGCCAGCTCGCCGCCCTGTTCCAGCGGCGCATGACGCGCGAGGCGCTGATCGGCGGGGTGATCGGGACGATCGCGGGCCTGTTGCTGATCTTTCTGACGCTGACGACCAGCGGCGCCTTCCTCGCCATTGCCGCCGATGGCCCAGCTCTCCGCCCGATCGACCTGGTGGTGCTCGCCATCCTTCCCTTCGCCGGGGCGCTGCTGGCGCGGTTGGTTGCGCGGGCGACGATAAACCGGGCATTGCGGGCAACGCTATGA
- a CDS encoding DUF3482 domain-containing protein, which yields MNAERIINLSLVSHTNAGKTTLVRTLLGQDVGEVRDAAHVTEAATGYVLLQAGGDTLMLWDTPGFGDTARLVGRLRQAGNPIGWFLTQVWDRWRDRPLWSSQQAIRNARDEADVILYLVNAAEDPAAATYIPLEMEVLEWIGKPILLLLNQVGAPSEQSRTEEERWRQTVAERPLVRGVVTLDAFARCWVQEGELLDSVAPLLPAEQQGPLATIAGAWAARNLQRFHASMQVLAAQLASAVTDREEIGERKLTDRLRGAIMHPVAGDSSPQGERAMGKLAERLDVLIRRSTDELIALHGLAGRAAGEVLKRMRDDFRETAPAREGVATVLGGLVSGAAGGLAADLAVGGLTLGGGMFIGSVLGAFGAKTAARGYNMTVAGGSDANAVRWSDEFLAGLIRAALLRYLAVAHFGRGRGQWEEGEHPAHWSEAVDRALEPERGAINAAIGKRKEGEAAVEHALEAVLARTARRLLLGLYPEAEAIFRNEERLTAAGAATMIGAEESGASTPARHQLS from the coding sequence ATGAACGCCGAGCGGATCATCAATCTTAGCCTCGTCAGCCACACCAATGCGGGGAAGACGACGCTCGTACGGACCCTCCTCGGCCAGGACGTCGGCGAGGTCCGCGACGCCGCGCATGTAACGGAGGCGGCGACCGGCTACGTCCTCCTTCAGGCCGGCGGCGATACGCTGATGCTGTGGGACACGCCCGGCTTTGGCGACACCGCCCGGCTAGTCGGCCGGCTGCGCCAGGCCGGCAATCCTATCGGTTGGTTCCTGACCCAGGTGTGGGATCGTTGGCGCGACCGTCCCCTGTGGTCGAGCCAGCAGGCCATCCGCAATGCGCGGGATGAGGCCGATGTCATCCTTTACCTGGTGAACGCTGCCGAGGACCCGGCGGCCGCTACCTACATCCCGCTGGAAATGGAGGTTCTGGAGTGGATCGGCAAACCCATCCTGCTGCTGCTCAACCAGGTCGGCGCGCCATCCGAGCAAAGCCGCACGGAAGAGGAACGCTGGCGCCAGACCGTCGCTGAACGGCCCTTGGTGCGTGGTGTGGTGACGCTGGACGCCTTTGCCCGCTGCTGGGTCCAGGAGGGAGAGCTGCTGGACAGCGTGGCGCCCTTGCTTCCCGCCGAGCAGCAGGGGCCTTTGGCAACGATCGCCGGGGCCTGGGCCGCGCGTAATTTGCAGCGCTTCCATGCTTCGATGCAGGTGCTGGCTGCGCAACTCGCTTCGGCCGTGACCGACCGGGAAGAAATCGGGGAGCGCAAGCTCACGGACCGCTTGCGCGGCGCGATCATGCATCCGGTCGCTGGTGACAGCTCGCCGCAGGGGGAGCGCGCGATGGGCAAGCTGGCCGAGCGCCTCGACGTGCTGATCCGCCGCTCGACCGACGAACTGATCGCCCTGCATGGCCTGGCGGGTCGCGCCGCCGGTGAGGTGCTGAAGCGGATGCGCGACGATTTCCGCGAGACCGCCCCCGCGCGCGAGGGTGTTGCCACAGTGCTTGGCGGGTTGGTTTCAGGTGCTGCCGGCGGGCTTGCCGCCGACCTCGCGGTTGGCGGACTTACGCTGGGCGGCGGCATGTTCATCGGCTCGGTACTCGGCGCTTTCGGTGCGAAGACAGCGGCGCGCGGCTACAACATGACCGTGGCCGGTGGCTCGGATGCGAACGCTGTTCGCTGGTCCGACGAGTTCCTCGCGGGCCTGATCCGCGCCGCGCTGCTGCGCTACCTGGCGGTGGCGCACTTCGGCCGGGGCCGGGGGCAGTGGGAAGAGGGCGAGCATCCCGCGCACTGGAGTGAGGCCGTCGATCGTGCACTCGAGCCGGAGCGCGGCGCGATCAATGCCGCGATCGGCAAGCGGAAGGAAGGCGAGGCGGCAGTCGAGCACGCGCTTGAGGCGGTGCTGGCGCGAACAGCGCGCCGGCTGCTCCTCGGATTATATCCCGAGGCCGAGGCGATCTTCCGCAATGAGGAGCGGCTTACGGCCGCGGGTGCGGCAACGATGATCGGGGCTGAAGAGAGTGGCGCGTCAACGCCTGCGCGACATCAGTTGTCGTGA
- a CDS encoding zinc-ribbon domain-containing protein encodes MILTCPACGTRYTVKDGAVPPGGRQVRCANCKHSWHQDPETDSGDEGAIAPAAAEPTATDYPSPEANTHPAGEESGKPAEAALSDHAHPDVADQGAYADDPDSSPLPDPQPRAAESGWVAAARAEPAEPAEPAEQDAHEEHGEHEHEREPLPYLVAHDPGLATPALPAGEEMGWVAPGAAEPADADFAAYDRGDEDIGGGRGKGLIGLLVALVLIVLAVLAFWFLAPNSFKERLGLAQVSDTQLKVQVDQQSRRTLASGQQVLEVSGKVINPTDQTQPVPPLQAQLRSLDQQVVYRWTIPPPAPSLQPGTSASFNSAELNIPPSAACLDVSLDKQRPSNGPCRAAGKEG; translated from the coding sequence ATGATCCTCACCTGTCCGGCTTGCGGGACACGCTATACGGTGAAGGACGGCGCCGTTCCGCCGGGTGGGCGCCAGGTCCGCTGCGCCAACTGCAAGCATAGCTGGCATCAGGATCCGGAAACGGACTCCGGCGACGAAGGCGCCATCGCGCCCGCAGCCGCCGAACCGACCGCCACCGATTATCCCTCGCCAGAGGCGAACACGCATCCGGCGGGTGAGGAAAGCGGCAAGCCGGCGGAAGCGGCTTTGTCCGACCATGCCCATCCGGACGTCGCGGACCAAGGCGCTTACGCTGATGATCCGGACTCATCGCCATTGCCGGACCCTCAGCCTAGGGCGGCCGAAAGCGGTTGGGTGGCAGCGGCGCGGGCCGAACCGGCTGAACCCGCTGAACCCGCCGAGCAGGACGCGCACGAGGAGCATGGCGAGCACGAGCACGAACGCGAGCCGCTGCCGTACCTGGTCGCGCATGACCCGGGGCTCGCGACGCCTGCGCTGCCGGCCGGCGAGGAGATGGGCTGGGTTGCGCCGGGCGCGGCCGAGCCCGCCGACGCCGACTTCGCCGCCTACGACCGCGGTGACGAGGACATCGGCGGCGGCCGGGGCAAGGGCTTGATCGGCCTGCTTGTGGCCCTCGTGCTGATCGTTCTCGCGGTGCTCGCCTTCTGGTTCCTCGCGCCGAACAGCTTCAAGGAACGGCTCGGCCTGGCGCAGGTCAGCGACACCCAGCTCAAGGTCCAGGTCGACCAGCAAAGCCGCCGCACCCTCGCCAGCGGGCAGCAGGTGCTGGAGGTGAGCGGGAAGGTGATCAACCCCACCGACCAGACCCAACCCGTCCCGCCGCTGCAGGCGCAGTTGCGGAGCCTGGACCAGCAGGTGGTCTATCGCTGGACAATTCCGCCGCCCGCGCCCTCGCTCCAGCCGGGCACCAGCGCGAGCTTCAACAGCGCGGAGCTGAACATCCCGCCGTCAGCGGCGTGCCTTGACGTTTCGCTCGACAAGCAGCGTCCTTCCAACGGTCCCTGCCGCGCCGCCGGCAAGGAGGGCTGA
- the msrB gene encoding peptide-methionine (R)-S-oxide reductase MsrB, translating into MTDMPKTEQEWREKLGPDRYRILRQHGTEAPWTGELLGNKEQGQYVCAGCGEPLFASDTKYESGSGWPSFTAPAAADAVKEITDTSHGMTRVEVRCAKCEGHLGHVFPDGPGPEGLRYCINSASLDFAGKKDAASE; encoded by the coding sequence ATGACCGACATGCCCAAGACCGAGCAGGAATGGCGCGAGAAGCTTGGCCCGGACCGCTATCGGATTCTCCGCCAGCACGGGACCGAAGCGCCCTGGACCGGCGAACTGCTGGGAAACAAGGAACAGGGGCAATATGTCTGCGCCGGCTGCGGCGAGCCGCTGTTCGCCAGCGACACCAAATATGAGAGCGGCTCGGGCTGGCCGAGCTTCACCGCTCCGGCGGCGGCCGACGCCGTCAAGGAGATCACCGACACCAGCCACGGCATGACCCGGGTCGAGGTGCGCTGCGCCAAGTGCGAGGGCCACCTTGGTCACGTCTTCCCCGACGGACCGGGACCCGAGGGCCTGCGCTACTGCATCAACTCGGCCAGCCTCGACTTCGCGGGCAAGAAAGACGCCGCGTCCGAGTGA
- a CDS encoding ankyrin repeat domain-containing protein: MRKVSKRLAAIAGLALMIPTGASAQAARSAYGADGYGFVEAVKSRDNNKVLGYLESNGAAMINFRNDKGESALHVVTTRRDGDWLAYFLAKGGDVNLGNGAGDTPLHLAARGGWEEGVQTLLDYRAAVDRPNRLGETPLIAAVQARQLQIIRRLLQAGANPDRRDSASGRSARDYAKLDTRSGAAILQLMDTVKGRTGRPVAGPKI, encoded by the coding sequence ATGCGCAAGGTTTCGAAGCGGTTGGCGGCGATCGCGGGATTGGCGCTGATGATCCCAACTGGAGCAAGCGCGCAGGCGGCCCGCAGCGCTTATGGCGCGGACGGCTATGGCTTCGTCGAGGCGGTAAAGTCGCGCGATAACAACAAGGTGCTCGGCTACCTTGAGTCGAACGGCGCCGCGATGATCAACTTCCGCAATGACAAGGGCGAAAGCGCGCTGCATGTCGTGACCACCCGGCGCGACGGCGACTGGCTCGCATATTTTCTGGCCAAGGGTGGCGACGTGAATCTTGGCAATGGCGCCGGTGACACCCCGCTCCACCTGGCTGCGCGCGGCGGGTGGGAAGAGGGGGTGCAGACCCTGCTCGATTATCGGGCCGCCGTGGATCGCCCGAACCGGCTGGGCGAGACGCCGCTGATCGCGGCCGTGCAGGCACGGCAACTCCAGATCATCCGGCGCCTGCTGCAGGCCGGCGCCAATCCGGATCGTCGTGACAGCGCGAGTGGCCGCAGCGCGCGCGATTACGCCAAGCTGGACACCCGCTCGGGCGCGGCCATCCTGCAGCTGATGGACACGGTGAAAGGTCGGACGGGCCGGCCCGTGGCAGGGCCCAAGATCTAG
- the ftsE gene encoding cell division ATP-binding protein FtsE has product MQENRRAYTGGDQGVSGGHAIVEFDSVGLRYGTGAEVLKDMDFRLNRGGFTYLTGPSGAGKTSLMKLLYLAQAPTRGRIRLFGEELSDAPREAMPAFRRRIGVVFQDFRLVRHLSAFDNVALPLRIAGRPESEVSTSVRELLDWVGLADRAAAPPPTLSGGEQQRVAIARAVVAHPELLVADEPTGNVDADMAKRLLHLFESLNRLGTTVLVATHDLSLIAATKGAQMMRLEGGRLVDPTGALKHPPQRPSLS; this is encoded by the coding sequence ATGCAAGAGAATCGGCGCGCGTATACGGGGGGTGACCAGGGAGTGAGCGGCGGGCACGCCATTGTCGAGTTCGACAGCGTCGGCCTGCGCTACGGCACCGGCGCCGAGGTCCTCAAGGACATGGACTTCCGGCTGAATCGCGGGGGATTCACCTACCTCACGGGGCCGTCCGGCGCCGGCAAGACCTCGCTGATGAAGCTGCTCTACCTCGCCCAGGCGCCGACCCGCGGTCGGATCCGCCTGTTCGGCGAGGAATTGAGCGACGCCCCGCGTGAGGCGATGCCCGCGTTTCGGCGGCGGATCGGGGTGGTGTTCCAGGACTTCCGGCTGGTCCGCCACCTGTCGGCCTTCGACAATGTCGCGCTTCCGCTGCGCATCGCCGGTCGGCCCGAGTCCGAGGTCAGCACCAGCGTTCGCGAACTGCTCGACTGGGTCGGCCTGGCGGACCGCGCGGCTGCGCCGCCGCCTACCCTGTCTGGCGGGGAGCAGCAGCGGGTGGCCATCGCACGGGCCGTGGTCGCCCATCCCGAACTGCTGGTCGCGGACGAGCCGACCGGCAACGTCGACGCGGACATGGCCAAGCGCCTGCTGCACCTGTTCGAGAGCCTCAACCGGCTTGGCACCACCGTGCTGGTCGCGACCCACGACCTGTCCCTGATCGCCGCAACCAAGGGCGCGCAGATGATGCGGCTGGAGGGCGGGCGGCTGGTGGATCCGACCGGCGCGCTCAAGCATCCGCCGCAGCGGCCGAGCCTTTCATGA
- a CDS encoding PBP1A family penicillin-binding protein, with translation MSQLPSYSELAQRKDLGQMIRVHSADGKVLVSIGPTFGQWIPYEQIPATMRAAMIAVEDKRFRSHPGVDPIGVARSIKVRLQTGHFSQGGSTITQQLARNIFLTNSRNFGRKAREGILALALERKFSKDQILELYLNRVYFGGGAYGIDAASRTFFGHPATQLSLGEATIIAGLVKAPSNYSPTADVEAARGRAGVVLQSMVENGFISRAAAESVDPARIVVQPTQKQNSIRYFTDWALPQLDTLIDETSDPIDVWTTLDTRMQAAADKAIAANTPAGAQGALVALDRDGAVRSMIGGKDYVNSIYNRATQAQRQPGSAFKLFVYLAALESGMKPTTTLVDEPITIEGWTPRNSTRSYLGQVTLREAFARSINTISAKIGAQLGFSTIADMAHRFGISGQISTYPSMVLGSSEVRLIDLTRAYAAVENKGVAVMPYAITRVVTADGRLLYRHEPTENRVLVAPWVAAEMTDLLQTAVLSGTGRAAQIGRPVAGKTGTTTSNKDGWFMGFSSGLTTGVWMGRDDARPIPGLQGGTAPARAFHDFMVAAVANRPVEQFETEVPMPDWQLSPEEDLNATIGDSQPLVDADGNPLPSQPADPMGAQPGPQQQQAPQQQGSPDQTELDRIFGGTPPPREGAPPPTDRSPPPSAPADQPQRRPDFSQ, from the coding sequence ATGAGCCAGCTGCCGTCTTATTCGGAGCTGGCGCAGCGCAAGGACCTCGGTCAGATGATCCGGGTCCATTCGGCGGACGGCAAGGTACTGGTCAGCATCGGCCCGACGTTCGGCCAGTGGATCCCCTACGAGCAGATCCCCGCAACCATGCGCGCGGCGATGATCGCGGTGGAGGACAAGCGCTTCCGCAGCCATCCCGGAGTCGACCCCATCGGCGTGGCCCGCTCCATCAAGGTGCGCCTGCAGACCGGCCACTTCAGCCAGGGCGGGTCGACCATCACCCAGCAGCTGGCGCGCAACATCTTTCTGACCAACAGCCGCAACTTCGGTCGCAAGGCGCGTGAGGGCATCCTGGCGCTCGCCCTGGAGCGCAAGTTCAGCAAGGACCAGATCCTCGAGCTCTATCTCAACCGTGTCTATTTCGGCGGCGGCGCCTACGGCATCGACGCCGCCAGCCGCACCTTCTTCGGCCATCCCGCAACGCAGCTGAGCCTGGGCGAGGCGACCATCATCGCTGGACTGGTGAAGGCACCGTCGAACTACTCCCCCACCGCCGACGTCGAAGCCGCGCGCGGCCGTGCCGGGGTAGTGCTCCAGTCCATGGTCGAGAACGGGTTCATCAGCCGCGCTGCGGCCGAGAGCGTCGACCCGGCCCGAATCGTGGTGCAGCCGACGCAGAAGCAGAATAGCATCCGCTACTTCACCGATTGGGCGCTGCCACAGCTCGACACGCTGATTGATGAGACCAGCGACCCGATTGACGTCTGGACCACGCTCGACACGCGGATGCAGGCAGCGGCGGACAAGGCGATCGCCGCCAACACCCCCGCGGGTGCGCAGGGTGCGCTGGTCGCGCTGGACCGCGACGGGGCGGTCCGGTCGATGATCGGCGGCAAGGATTACGTGAACAGCATCTATAACCGTGCGACCCAGGCGCAGCGGCAGCCGGGCTCCGCCTTCAAGCTGTTTGTTTACCTGGCAGCGCTCGAATCGGGGATGAAGCCGACCACCACCTTGGTCGATGAGCCGATCACCATCGAGGGCTGGACCCCGCGCAACTCGACCCGCAGCTACCTGGGCCAGGTCACGCTGCGCGAGGCGTTCGCCCGTTCGATTAACACCATCAGCGCCAAGATCGGGGCGCAACTCGGCTTTTCCACCATTGCCGACATGGCCCACCGCTTCGGCATCTCCGGCCAGATCTCGACGTATCCATCGATGGTGCTGGGCTCTTCCGAAGTTCGCCTGATCGACCTTACCCGGGCGTATGCCGCGGTGGAGAACAAGGGGGTCGCGGTCATGCCTTACGCCATCACTCGGGTGGTCACTGCGGACGGGCGGCTGCTTTACCGACACGAGCCGACCGAGAACCGGGTGCTGGTCGCGCCATGGGTGGCGGCCGAAATGACGGACCTGCTGCAGACCGCCGTTCTGTCCGGCACCGGCCGGGCGGCGCAGATCGGGCGACCGGTCGCGGGCAAGACCGGAACGACCACCTCCAACAAGGACGGATGGTTCATGGGCTTCTCGTCGGGGCTTACCACCGGCGTGTGGATGGGTCGCGATGATGCCAGACCGATTCCCGGCCTTCAGGGCGGCACGGCGCCGGCCCGGGCTTTTCACGATTTCATGGTTGCCGCCGTCGCCAATCGGCCTGTCGAGCAGTTCGAGACCGAAGTGCCGATGCCGGACTGGCAGCTGTCGCCCGAAGAGGATCTGAACGCGACCATTGGCGACAGTCAGCCGCTCGTCGATGCCGACGGCAATCCGCTGCCCAGCCAGCCGGCTGACCCGATGGGCGCTCAGCCCGGTCCGCAGCAGCAGCAAGCCCCGCAGCAGCAGGGCTCGCCTGACCAGACGGAGCTTGATCGCATTTTCGGTGGCACTCCGCCGCCGCGCGAAGGTGCGCCGCCGCCGACCGACCGCTCTCCGCCGCCGTCAGCCCCGGCCGATCAGCCGCAGCGCCGGCCCGACTTCTCGCAATAA
- a CDS encoding SprT family zinc-dependent metalloprotease encodes MSTAIFDHPDLPLPIALVRHHAARRLRLRVDHERRQLRLTMPPRGSAQAALRWAGEQRAWVERQLAGAPGHSPLHDGATIPLEGQPVTIRGIVGRRGVSHVGDELHVGGPADALPRATLRWLHKRALDTLSAETSAIAATAGVSVSSVAIGDAASRWGSCSSAGAIRYSWRLILAPAECRRFVVAHEVAHRLHMDHSPAFRRAEERLFGGPVGPARALLREVGPALRLIGRG; translated from the coding sequence TTGTCGACCGCGATCTTTGATCATCCCGACCTGCCGCTGCCGATCGCGCTGGTGCGCCACCACGCCGCGCGGCGCCTGCGCCTGCGGGTCGATCATGAACGGCGTCAGCTTCGCCTGACGATGCCGCCGCGCGGCTCGGCGCAGGCTGCGCTGCGCTGGGCGGGCGAACAGCGCGCCTGGGTTGAACGGCAACTCGCCGGGGCGCCCGGCCACTCCCCCCTCCACGATGGCGCAACGATCCCCCTCGAGGGACAGCCAGTCACGATCAGGGGCATCGTCGGACGGCGGGGAGTCAGTCACGTCGGCGACGAACTCCACGTCGGCGGCCCGGCCGACGCCCTGCCGCGCGCCACGTTGCGGTGGCTGCACAAACGCGCGCTCGATACGCTGAGCGCCGAAACAAGCGCCATTGCCGCGACGGCGGGCGTGTCCGTCTCGTCCGTGGCGATCGGCGATGCGGCGAGCCGATGGGGTAGCTGCTCGTCGGCAGGCGCGATCCGCTACAGCTGGCGACTGATCCTCGCGCCGGCCGAATGCCGCCGCTTCGTTGTCGCCCACGAAGTCGCGCACCGGCTGCACATGGATCACTCGCCCGCCTTCCGCCGGGCCGAGGAGCGGCTGTTCGGCGGCCCGGTTGGCCCCGCCCGAGCCTTATTGCGAGAAGTCGGGCCGGCGCTGCGGCTGATCGGCCGGGGCTGA